The proteins below come from a single Chryseobacterium capnotolerans genomic window:
- a CDS encoding MBL fold metallo-hydrolase, whose translation MINLVKKTHSNASYFHVRTKVDTFEVYFLQMMYWIITVVVVLVVVYFIVINGPAFGAVPKGKRLARMKQSKLYRNKQFQNISHTPSLAEGYKMPQVTYDFLFGKKHPLLKPLKEIPSIHTNLKTLDKNTDIFIWLGHSSYYLQTDGVSFLIDPVLSLYGSPFKYFNKAFKGSDIFKPEDIPNLDYLIITHDHFDHLDYPTVKSIKNRTGMAIVPLGVGAHLERWGYTESQLIEEEWGAEIELKNNIKLAFTPARHFSGRRVKQNDTLWASYVLETPTKKIFLGGDSGYDSHFKMIGDKYGPFDYAILENGQYGEAWRYIHTLPEDVIQAAVDIDARHIIPVHAAKFALALHPWNEPLQKITSLGKEKSLDILTPMIGEVVDLNRKDQPFTIWWED comes from the coding sequence ATGATAAATTTAGTTAAAAAAACACACTCAAACGCATCTTATTTTCATGTAAGAACAAAAGTTGATACCTTTGAGGTTTATTTTTTACAAATGATGTATTGGATTATTACGGTTGTGGTTGTACTGGTGGTAGTTTATTTTATTGTAATAAACGGACCTGCATTTGGTGCGGTACCAAAAGGAAAACGCTTGGCTCGTATGAAACAGTCAAAGCTATACCGAAACAAACAATTTCAGAATATCAGCCATACACCATCCCTTGCTGAAGGTTATAAAATGCCCCAGGTAACCTATGATTTCCTTTTTGGAAAAAAACATCCTTTGCTGAAGCCTTTAAAGGAAATTCCTTCCATTCATACGAATTTGAAAACTCTGGATAAGAATACAGATATTTTCATCTGGTTGGGGCATTCTTCTTATTATCTGCAAACAGACGGCGTTTCATTTTTGATAGATCCTGTATTAAGTTTATATGGTTCGCCTTTTAAATACTTTAACAAAGCCTTCAAGGGATCTGATATTTTTAAGCCTGAAGATATTCCGAATCTGGATTATCTTATTATTACCCACGATCATTTTGATCATCTGGATTATCCTACGGTTAAATCAATTAAAAATCGTACCGGAATGGCAATTGTTCCATTAGGAGTAGGTGCCCATCTGGAACGATGGGGATATACGGAATCTCAACTTATTGAAGAAGAATGGGGAGCTGAAATTGAATTAAAAAACAATATCAAACTAGCCTTTACTCCAGCAAGACATTTTTCAGGCAGAAGAGTAAAGCAGAACGATACCCTTTGGGCTTCCTATGTACTGGAAACACCTACAAAGAAAATCTTTCTTGGCGGTGACAGCGGTTATGATTCCCATTTTAAAATGATAGGGGATAAATATGGTCCTTTCGACTATGCTATTCTTGAAAATGGGCAATATGGAGAAGCATGGAGATACATCCATACTTTACCTGAAGATGTTATTCAGGCTGCTGTAGATATAGATGCCAGACATATAATTCCCGTACATGCTGCAAAGTTTGCATTGGCGCTTCATCCCTGGAATGAGCCTTTACAAAAAATAACAAGTTTAGGAAAAGAAAAAAGCTTAGACATCCTTACTCCTATGATTGGAGAGGTGGTAGATCTGAACCGTAAAGATCAGCCATTTACAATCTGGTGGGAAGACTGA
- a CDS encoding GNAT family N-acetyltransferase: protein MENIKFMVSPYQDELQLFIDEKKAGYMSIEVDGRLLIVYYTKLDEEREGKGYAKLLLDELVRYAEEKDLLVDPECDFVRQQFENHPRRYKDIWHA from the coding sequence ATGGAAAATATAAAATTTATGGTATCTCCATATCAGGATGAACTGCAGTTGTTTATTGATGAGAAAAAAGCGGGTTATATGTCCATAGAGGTTGACGGACGACTTCTTATTGTATATTATACCAAGCTGGATGAAGAACGTGAAGGTAAAGGGTATGCCAAATTATTGCTGGATGAGCTGGTTCGCTATGCAGAAGAAAAAGATTTGCTTGTAGACCCGGAATGTGATTTTGTACGCCAACAATTTGAAAATCATCCCAGAAGATATAAAGACATCTGGCATGCCTGA